The following are encoded together in the Pectobacterium wasabiae CFBP 3304 genome:
- a CDS encoding chorismate mutase: MNLPISAVISLVMSSAWCLPLHAAVQDNSLGIYQLIQERMVLMKDVAGYKARQHLPVEDLKQEERILSKVREQSVAVGLFPQSTQLFFTSLMNASKAIQYRYMADWLSTPENGWTPLSLNDTIRPTLLTIDDQLLVSIKRYLSDGGHFAPQQEDAFLSSINVEHLSQNDKRQIYAALSHIEPDGK; the protein is encoded by the coding sequence ATGAATTTGCCTATTTCCGCTGTTATCTCATTAGTGATGAGTTCTGCCTGGTGTCTTCCTTTGCACGCGGCCGTGCAGGATAACTCTCTTGGTATCTATCAGTTAATTCAGGAGAGGATGGTGCTCATGAAAGATGTTGCGGGGTATAAGGCTCGTCAACATCTGCCGGTTGAGGATCTGAAACAAGAGGAACGTATTTTGAGTAAGGTGCGGGAGCAATCTGTTGCCGTTGGTTTATTCCCTCAGAGTACACAGTTGTTTTTTACTTCATTAATGAATGCCAGCAAAGCCATTCAGTATCGCTACATGGCGGACTGGCTTTCGACACCGGAGAACGGCTGGACGCCCCTGTCGTTGAACGACACGATCAGACCCACGCTACTCACGATTGACGACCAACTCTTAGTTAGTATTAAACGTTACCTCTCGGATGGCGGACATTTTGCGCCTCAGCAAGAGGATGCTTTTCTTTCTTCTATTAATGTTGAGCATCTGTCACAGAACGACAAACGCCAGATTTATGCGGCATTGAGTCACATTGAACCAGACGGCAAATAG
- a CDS encoding sugar phosphate nucleotidyltransferase has protein sequence MTSLKAIIPVAGLGMNLLPVTKAIPKEMLPLVDRPVIEKIVNECVRAGIKEIVLVTHASKNAIENHFDTSFELESLLEERAKRQLLAEVQAICPKGVTIMNVRQGETLGLGHAVSCARPIVGDNPFVVVLPDVVLDESTSDQTQENLALLISRFEETGRSQVLVKHRPYEVLPEYSVVDCEKPLVNPGDAAAITSMIEKPEAPSETGSDLSAVGRYVLTADAWALLDKAVPGAWGRIQLTDVIADMIATQQVDAVQMSGKNFNCGRKLGYAQAFVSYGLRNPEFGAEFKESIKVLLKK, from the coding sequence ATGACATCATTGAAAGCGATTATCCCCGTAGCAGGCTTGGGGATGAATTTGTTACCGGTGACCAAGGCCATTCCGAAAGAAATGCTACCGCTGGTCGACCGCCCTGTGATTGAGAAGATCGTCAACGAGTGTGTGAGGGCGGGGATTAAAGAAATTGTTCTGGTGACGCATGCGTCAAAAAACGCGATCGAAAACCATTTTGATACCTCCTTTGAGCTTGAATCTTTATTGGAAGAACGTGCAAAGCGACAACTGCTGGCAGAAGTTCAGGCTATCTGTCCGAAAGGCGTGACGATCATGAACGTCCGCCAAGGAGAAACGCTAGGGCTAGGGCATGCGGTCTCCTGTGCTCGTCCAATCGTAGGCGATAATCCGTTTGTGGTGGTATTACCTGATGTCGTGCTGGATGAAAGCACGTCTGATCAGACGCAGGAAAACCTCGCGCTGCTGATTTCCCGTTTTGAAGAAACAGGGCGCAGTCAGGTGTTGGTTAAACATCGACCTTATGAGGTGTTGCCTGAGTATTCTGTTGTTGATTGTGAAAAGCCGTTGGTGAATCCGGGCGATGCGGCCGCGATTACTTCAATGATTGAAAAACCCGAGGCACCTTCCGAAACGGGATCCGACCTTTCTGCTGTAGGCCGCTATGTATTAACTGCCGATGCCTGGGCACTGCTGGATAAAGCGGTACCCGGTGCATGGGGACGCATTCAGTTAACGGATGTGATTGCCGATATGATTGCGACTCAGCAGGTTGATGCGGTGCAGATGTCGGGTAAGAACTTTAACTGCGGCCGTAAGTTGGGTTATGCGCAGGCATTTGTGTCTTATGGGTTACGCAATCCTGAATTTGGTGCCGAATTTAAAGAAAGTATTAAGGTGCTGCTGAAAAAGTAG
- a CDS encoding YjbH domain-containing protein yields MTKNRNVKLGCLSLAIGGILSAQAMAAETENSRAATNPNLRFQPAGVSQYDFGGVGLLQMPTARMAEVGEFSLNYRDNEEYRRYSISLQLFDWLETTVRYTDTRTAPYSFSTDFSGNQTHKDKGFDVKARLWQESYWLPDVSLGLRDIAGTGLFDSEYLVASKRFGPFDFTLGMGWGNMAESGNIKNPACSLKAGFCQRSEGYSGKGGQFEVGNFFHGPAALFGGVEYQTPWDPLRLKLEYDGNDYSREFADRYRIEKIKQDSPFNIGAVYRVGDVLDTTLSWQRGNTLMWGFTLRTNFDSLKPNYLDDAPPVYAPVQDGKGTNWQLVSKELNDKAGFKDADIYADQKQVTIVADQTKYRNSEEATQRAATVLANHVPGSIDEYHFVQRSQRLPIASTEVDAKAFHQVKQAATPLGQPEPETHRKEPVSDVRGQRVLLAEPDRLTYSLDPALTQSFGGPESFYMYQISLKGNVDYRLSDHWSIGGTATLNLLDNYDKFNYKTPPADGAALPRVRTWVREYVTSSDLLLTNLQLTRRDNPAQDWYTQVYGGYLEMMYAGVGSEVLYRPFGKSWALGMDVNYVKQRDWNDIMRMTDYDVVTGHLTAYWELPFVEGAVAKVSVGRYLAGDKGVTLDLSRRFDSGIVAGAFATKTNVSAAEYGEGSFTKGFYVSIPFDLLFTEPTVKRGTVGWVPLTRDGGQQLQRRNPLYDVTDH; encoded by the coding sequence ATGACAAAGAACAGAAACGTTAAACTAGGCTGTCTGTCGTTAGCGATTGGCGGCATCCTGAGTGCGCAGGCGATGGCGGCTGAAACAGAAAATAGCCGTGCTGCGACGAACCCGAATTTGCGTTTTCAGCCTGCGGGCGTATCGCAGTATGACTTCGGTGGTGTGGGGTTGTTGCAAATGCCAACCGCGCGTATGGCGGAAGTGGGCGAATTTAGCCTGAACTACCGTGATAATGAGGAATATCGGCGCTATTCCATATCCCTCCAGCTCTTTGACTGGCTGGAAACGACGGTACGTTATACTGATACTCGTACAGCACCGTATAGTTTCAGCACTGATTTTAGTGGTAATCAAACCCATAAAGATAAAGGTTTTGATGTAAAAGCAAGACTGTGGCAGGAAAGTTATTGGTTACCGGATGTATCGTTGGGATTACGTGATATTGCAGGGACAGGATTATTTGATAGTGAATACCTGGTTGCCAGTAAACGTTTCGGCCCATTTGATTTCACTCTCGGTATGGGGTGGGGCAATATGGCTGAGAGCGGTAATATTAAGAACCCCGCTTGTTCATTAAAAGCTGGTTTCTGTCAGCGCAGTGAGGGCTATTCTGGTAAAGGCGGGCAATTTGAAGTTGGGAATTTTTTTCACGGCCCAGCTGCATTGTTTGGTGGGGTCGAATATCAGACTCCGTGGGATCCTCTTCGCCTGAAGCTTGAATATGATGGTAATGACTACAGTCGCGAATTTGCCGATCGTTACCGTATTGAAAAGATCAAACAAGACTCTCCTTTCAACATTGGTGCGGTCTACCGAGTGGGGGATGTGTTGGATACCACGCTATCGTGGCAGCGTGGCAATACCCTGATGTGGGGCTTCACCCTGCGCACCAACTTTGACAGTCTGAAGCCGAACTATTTAGACGATGCACCGCCCGTTTATGCGCCAGTGCAGGATGGCAAGGGTACCAACTGGCAACTCGTTTCGAAAGAGCTGAATGATAAGGCCGGCTTTAAGGACGCTGATATTTACGCGGACCAAAAACAGGTTACCATTGTTGCCGATCAGACGAAATACCGTAACAGTGAAGAGGCAACGCAGCGTGCAGCCACGGTGTTGGCGAACCATGTACCGGGCAGTATTGATGAGTACCACTTCGTTCAGCGCAGCCAGCGTTTGCCTATTGCCAGTACGGAAGTGGATGCCAAAGCTTTCCATCAGGTTAAACAGGCTGCCACCCCGCTTGGTCAACCGGAACCAGAAACGCATCGCAAAGAGCCGGTATCCGACGTGCGTGGTCAGCGGGTTCTACTTGCGGAACCCGATCGTCTGACGTATTCATTAGATCCTGCATTGACGCAGTCTTTCGGTGGCCCTGAGTCCTTCTATATGTATCAGATCTCGTTGAAAGGTAATGTGGACTATCGCCTGAGCGATCACTGGAGCATCGGGGGAACCGCGACGCTGAACTTGTTGGATAACTACGATAAGTTCAACTATAAAACACCGCCAGCGGATGGTGCAGCGCTGCCACGCGTCAGAACCTGGGTGCGTGAGTACGTCACTTCTTCCGATCTGTTGTTGACCAATCTGCAATTGACCCGCAGGGATAATCCCGCTCAGGACTGGTATACTCAGGTTTACGGCGGCTATCTGGAAATGATGTACGCGGGTGTTGGGTCTGAGGTGCTGTATCGCCCATTTGGTAAAAGTTGGGCGCTGGGGATGGATGTGAACTATGTTAAACAGCGTGACTGGAACGACATCATGAGGATGACCGACTACGATGTGGTGACTGGCCATCTGACGGCGTACTGGGAGCTTCCGTTTGTGGAAGGTGCGGTAGCGAAGGTCAGCGTGGGTCGTTATCTGGCTGGAGATAAAGGGGTGACGCTCGATCTGTCTCGCCGCTTTGACAGTGGTATTGTTGCGGGTGCTTTTGCCACTAAAACTAACGTCAGTGCGGCGGAATATGGTGAAGGCAGCTTTACCAAAGGCTTCTATGTCTCCATTCCGTTTGATCTACTGTTCACTGAACCAACGGTGAAACGTGGCACTGTCGGTTGGGTGCCGCTGACGCGTGACGGTGGGCAGCAACTGCAACGCCGTAACCCACTGTATGACGTTACCGATCACTAA
- the gndA gene encoding NADP-dependent phosphogluconate dehydrogenase produces the protein MSKQQIGVVGMAVMGRNLALNIESRGYSVSIFNRSSDKTDEVIAENPGKKLVPSYTVEAFVESLEKPRRILLMVKAGEATDKTIESLKPYLEKGDILIDGGNTFYKDTIRRNRELSAEGFNFIGTGVSGGEEGALKGPSIMPGGQKEAYELVAPILEQIAARADGEACVTYIGADGAGHYVKMVHNGIEYGDMQLIAEAYALLKQALNLDNDELAATFSEWNKGELSSYLIEITADIFKKKDEEGKYLVDVILDEAANKGTGKWTSQSSLDLGEPLSLITESVFARYLSSLKDQRVAASKVLTGPTAQPFGGDKAEFVEKVRRALYLGKIVSYAQGFSQLKAASDENSWDLNYGEIAKIFRAGCIIRAQFLQKITDAYDQKADIANLLLAPYFKKVADEYQQALRDVVSYAVQQGIPTPTFSAAIAYYDSYRSAVLPANLIQAQRDYFGAHTYKRTDKEGVFHTEWLE, from the coding sequence ATGTCCAAACAGCAAATTGGCGTTGTCGGTATGGCGGTGATGGGGCGCAATCTGGCGCTGAACATTGAGAGCCGTGGCTATAGCGTTTCCATCTTTAACCGTTCTTCCGATAAAACCGATGAAGTTATCGCGGAAAATCCGGGCAAAAAACTGGTGCCTTCTTACACCGTTGAAGCGTTTGTTGAATCCCTGGAAAAACCCCGCCGTATTCTGCTGATGGTGAAGGCTGGTGAAGCAACCGATAAAACGATTGAATCGCTGAAACCTTACCTGGAAAAAGGCGATATTCTGATCGATGGCGGTAATACCTTCTATAAAGATACCATTCGCCGTAACCGCGAACTGTCCGCTGAAGGGTTTAACTTCATCGGGACAGGCGTATCCGGTGGAGAAGAGGGCGCGTTGAAAGGGCCTTCCATCATGCCGGGTGGTCAGAAAGAAGCTTATGAATTGGTTGCACCGATTCTGGAACAGATTGCCGCACGTGCTGACGGCGAAGCCTGTGTGACCTACATTGGCGCGGATGGTGCCGGTCATTATGTCAAGATGGTGCATAATGGCATCGAATACGGCGACATGCAGCTTATTGCCGAAGCCTATGCTTTGCTCAAGCAGGCGCTGAATCTGGACAACGATGAGCTGGCAGCAACGTTCTCTGAGTGGAACAAAGGCGAGTTAAGCAGCTACCTGATTGAAATCACCGCCGATATCTTCAAGAAAAAAGATGAAGAAGGTAAATATCTGGTTGACGTGATTCTGGATGAAGCGGCTAACAAAGGTACCGGTAAATGGACCAGCCAAAGCTCTCTGGATCTGGGCGAACCGTTGTCTCTGATCACGGAATCCGTTTTTGCCCGCTACCTTTCTTCACTGAAAGATCAGCGTGTAGCTGCATCCAAAGTGCTGACTGGTCCAACGGCTCAGCCATTCGGTGGTGATAAAGCTGAGTTTGTTGAGAAAGTGCGCCGTGCGCTGTATCTGGGTAAAATCGTTTCTTATGCTCAGGGCTTCTCACAGTTGAAAGCGGCATCAGACGAGAACAGTTGGGATCTGAACTACGGTGAAATCGCCAAGATTTTCCGCGCGGGTTGCATCATTCGTGCGCAGTTCCTGCAAAAAATCACCGATGCGTACGATCAGAAAGCGGATATCGCTAACCTGTTGTTAGCGCCTTACTTCAAGAAAGTGGCGGACGAATACCAGCAGGCACTGCGTGACGTGGTCTCTTACGCTGTTCAGCAAGGCATTCCGACGCCAACGTTCTCTGCTGCGATCGCCTATTACGACAGCTACCGTTCCGCTGTGCTGCCTGCTAACCTGATCCAGGCTCAGCGCGACTATTTTGGCGCGCATACTTATAAGCGTACGGATAAAGAGGGTGTATTCCATACTGAATGGTTGGAATAA
- a CDS encoding YjbF family lipoprotein — protein MTRIKRIAEMKALIAAPLLSIVLVGCSQNVDQVGKTFKLAFFGQDDTHVTAKQVASTPYASAYLKVGKAPQAFVVLAFAEQNQLKWIGADKNMIATQHGRLVKTQGFGEDITYVDNLQQDPLTLGLLKTSTPMTWKSRVEWAQVFRGGYDTTSVFQARGKETVKILDTPRELLRFDEQVTVSALNESYTNSYWLDPTNGSVVQSQQYMGPGMALVTFNVLKPYAQ, from the coding sequence ATGACAAGAATAAAACGAATAGCAGAAATGAAAGCGCTGATTGCCGCCCCTCTTTTATCTATTGTGCTCGTCGGCTGTTCCCAAAATGTGGATCAGGTAGGGAAAACGTTCAAACTGGCGTTTTTCGGCCAGGATGATACTCACGTAACGGCCAAACAGGTTGCCAGTACGCCCTATGCGTCTGCCTATCTGAAAGTGGGTAAAGCACCGCAGGCGTTTGTCGTGCTGGCTTTTGCTGAGCAGAATCAGTTGAAATGGATCGGGGCCGATAAAAATATGATCGCGACCCAACATGGCCGTTTAGTGAAAACGCAGGGCTTTGGTGAAGACATTACCTATGTGGATAATCTGCAACAAGATCCCCTGACGTTAGGCCTATTGAAGACATCGACACCGATGACGTGGAAAAGCCGGGTTGAGTGGGCTCAGGTCTTCCGCGGTGGTTACGATACTACGTCCGTTTTCCAGGCCCGTGGCAAAGAGACGGTAAAAATTCTGGATACCCCTCGTGAGCTGCTGCGCTTTGATGAGCAGGTGACCGTCTCTGCCTTGAATGAGTCTTACACCAATAGCTACTGGCTTGATCCGACTAACGGAAGTGTGGTTCAGAGCCAACAGTATATGGGGCCGGGTATGGCACTGGTCACATTCAACGTATTAAAACCCTACGCACAATAA
- a CDS encoding capsule biosynthesis GfcC family protein, whose translation MLALNRIATLLLLVSSVAMSAQLTVKSPQETIAVIKQGDGTRLEKFYEQVSWPQNINWQTALISDFATTQKVRAQGDALLQTLAELETRWRNSGDGDLAISAWLLRKTISPINVAGRIRTDLDPDRVRVYIENNRPLVGEYALYVAPHDDRLSLIGLVNTSSDVGELETSGKVALRAGWSVENYLSGRRLLAGADNSYGYLIGGNGKWRKVPLALWNRQHSEPAAGETLFIGFDPSALPQDMSSLNDQLADYLANRIPFE comes from the coding sequence ATGTTGGCACTTAATCGTATCGCGACTTTGCTGCTGCTGGTTTCCAGCGTCGCGATGTCTGCACAATTGACGGTGAAATCGCCTCAAGAAACGATCGCCGTTATTAAACAGGGCGACGGTACGCGTCTTGAAAAATTTTACGAACAAGTTTCCTGGCCGCAGAACATTAATTGGCAAACGGCATTGATTTCTGATTTTGCGACGACGCAGAAAGTTCGGGCACAGGGCGATGCCTTGTTGCAAACGCTGGCAGAACTGGAAACACGCTGGCGTAACTCTGGTGATGGCGATTTAGCCATTTCCGCTTGGTTGCTGAGAAAGACGATTAGCCCGATTAATGTTGCGGGTCGCATCCGTACCGATCTGGATCCCGACCGCGTGCGCGTGTATATAGAAAATAATCGTCCTCTGGTGGGGGAATATGCACTGTATGTGGCTCCCCATGATGACAGGCTGTCTCTGATCGGTCTGGTGAATACTTCCTCCGATGTGGGAGAGCTGGAAACGTCGGGGAAAGTGGCGCTGCGTGCCGGATGGTCGGTTGAGAATTATCTCTCTGGGCGGCGGCTTTTAGCGGGAGCGGATAACAGTTATGGCTATCTGATTGGGGGAAATGGCAAGTGGCGTAAAGTACCGCTGGCGCTGTGGAACCGACAGCATAGTGAACCCGCTGCGGGTGAAACGCTTTTTATCGGCTTTGATCCCTCAGCTTTACCTCAGGATATGTCATCACTCAACGATCAACTTGCTGACTACCTTGCTAACCGGATCCCATTCGAATGA